From Bosea sp. NBC_00550, the proteins below share one genomic window:
- the cls gene encoding cardiolipin synthase — MKFAKYPFAIAVLSAAAGVVGCLIVANLVPERRDLQQPLPHHLASSDDQFRTSMGALFGSNAIPGNKVETLVNGNEIFPSMLRAIRSAKNTITFETYIYWRGDIADQFADVLSQKARDGVSVKVLLDWVGSIPMEERLIERMQTAGVEVVKFRPVKWSTLDRINNRTHRKLLIVDGRIGFTGGVGIGDEWNGDARTAAEWRDNHYRLEGPAVSELQAAFAEHWIEATGELLMGDRFFPSIRPDGQLDAQVVVSSTHQRNVMHLMLMTALAAAQKSIRIGTPYFVPDVITRQQLLEARKRGVDIEIIVPGQRTDARLVQKASRHFWGELLEAGIKIHEFEPTMYHCKLVIVDDVWTSVGSTNIDERALRLNDEANINFYDREFARHQIEIFLSDLKRSTPYTITKWRQRSASERLSDWLAGLLRTQI; from the coding sequence ATGAAGTTCGCAAAATACCCGTTTGCCATTGCCGTTCTATCAGCTGCGGCCGGCGTCGTCGGATGCCTGATCGTCGCCAACCTTGTGCCTGAGCGGAGGGATCTTCAGCAGCCGCTGCCTCACCATCTCGCATCTTCCGACGATCAGTTCAGGACCTCGATGGGAGCACTTTTCGGCTCCAACGCCATCCCCGGCAATAAGGTCGAGACGCTCGTCAATGGGAACGAGATTTTCCCTTCCATGCTTCGTGCCATTCGCAGCGCCAAAAACACGATCACGTTCGAGACCTACATCTACTGGCGAGGCGATATCGCGGACCAATTCGCCGATGTGCTGTCGCAGAAGGCCCGCGATGGAGTGAGCGTGAAGGTTCTTCTCGACTGGGTTGGCAGCATCCCGATGGAGGAGAGGCTCATAGAGCGAATGCAGACGGCCGGCGTGGAGGTGGTCAAATTTCGCCCCGTCAAATGGAGCACGCTGGACCGGATCAACAACCGGACACACCGGAAGCTCCTCATCGTCGACGGCCGGATCGGGTTCACCGGCGGCGTCGGTATCGGTGACGAATGGAATGGCGATGCTCGGACTGCGGCCGAGTGGCGCGACAATCACTATCGGCTCGAAGGGCCCGCGGTTTCGGAATTGCAGGCCGCGTTCGCCGAACACTGGATCGAGGCAACAGGCGAATTGCTGATGGGAGACCGGTTCTTCCCGTCCATCAGACCCGATGGACAGCTGGATGCCCAAGTCGTCGTCAGCTCGACTCATCAACGCAACGTCATGCATCTCATGCTGATGACGGCGCTTGCCGCGGCTCAAAAGAGCATCCGGATCGGCACTCCTTATTTCGTTCCTGACGTGATCACGCGACAGCAATTGCTGGAGGCGAGAAAGCGCGGCGTGGACATCGAGATTATCGTGCCGGGCCAGAGGACCGATGCGCGGCTTGTCCAGAAAGCATCGCGGCATTTTTGGGGAGAATTGCTCGAGGCCGGCATCAAGATCCATGAATTCGAGCCAACGATGTATCACTGCAAGCTCGTGATCGTCGATGACGTCTGGACCTCGGTGGGCTCCACCAACATCGACGAGCGCGCCCTTCGCCTGAACGACGAGGCGAACATCAATTTTTACGATCGGGAGTTCGCACGCCATCAGATCGAGATTTTCTTGTCCGATCTGAAGCGCTCGACCCCCTACACGATAACCAAATGGCGACAGAGGTCTGCGAGCGAGAGGCTCTCCGACTGGCTGGCAGGCCTTCTGCGCACACAGATTTAA
- a CDS encoding DUF1236 domain-containing protein yields MIKNLVVVAALAIVPATAFSQSNSGAAGGAASGAATGAVGGAIVGGPAGAAVGAVGGAAAGAIVGGIAADQRTEFRTYVREQKMPSVAYREKVVVGATLPDTVTYREVPTRYGKTEYRYTVINDQTVLVEPKTRKIVQIIE; encoded by the coding sequence ATGATCAAGAATCTTGTTGTGGTCGCCGCGCTGGCCATCGTTCCGGCGACCGCGTTCTCGCAGTCTAATTCTGGCGCGGCCGGTGGAGCCGCAAGCGGCGCGGCCACAGGTGCGGTCGGCGGCGCGATCGTCGGCGGACCGGCCGGGGCGGCCGTGGGTGCGGTCGGCGGTGCTGCTGCGGGCGCGATTGTCGGCGGAATCGCGGCCGACCAGCGCACCGAGTTCCGCACTTATGTGAGGGAACAGAAGATGCCGTCGGTGGCTTACCGCGAGAAGGTCGTCGTCGGCGCAACCTTGCCCGACACGGTCACCTATCGTGAGGTTCCGACCCGCTATGGCAAGACCGAATATCGCTACACGGTGATCAACGACCAGACCGTCCTGGTCGAGCCGAAGACACGCAAGATCGTTCAGATCATCGAATGA